The following DNA comes from Acidicapsa ligni.
GAAGGGCTTCCAGAACCAGGTCCTCGATAAGCTGCAACTGATTCCAGAGCAGGCCAACGCAGTCAACGTGCAGTTGAGCGTCGGAGCCGATTCGCAGACAGTGACAGTCGATGCCTCGACCAGCCCTGCTATCGATACCGAGACCGCAAACAACGGGCGAACCATCACAGAGAATGAGATTCAGCATCTGCCCGCATTCCAGCGCGACGTAACCAGCCTTATCCAACTCGCCCCCGGAGTTCAGGCCGATGGATCGCAGTCCGGCGGCGGCGGCGGCTTCCAGGCCCCCGGCACGCAAACCGGTGCATCTTCCGGCGGTGGCGGCAATTTAGGACATTCAAGCAGCATCTTCGCAACGGAAAACGGCGCCTCGGCAAATGCCAATGGCGGCCAGTTTGAAACCAACGGCTACACCGTAGACGGCATCAGCACCGTGAGCGCGGTCTGGGGCGGAGCAACGGTCATCACCCCCAGCGAGGATTCAGTCGGTAACGTCAAGGTTGTCACCAATGCCTATGACGCAGAAAATGGCCGGTTCTCCGGCGCGCTTACTGAGATCACCTCGAAGAGCGGCACCAACGACATCCACGGCAGCTTCTTTCTCCAGGTCAATCGCCCAGGACTGAACGCGTATCAGCGTTGGAATGGCCCTTCATCGGTGCAGGCCTTTGATCCGAAAACCGGAATCAAGCTCACCCCCTCGGAACGCGGTCTCCTCCGGGACTCCGACCGCTACAACCAATGGGGCGGCAGTATCGGTGGGCCAATCTGGAAAAACAAAATCTTTGCCTTCTTCAACTACGAGGGCCAAAGCCAGAACGTCTTAGCGACCGGCACCGGATGGTTCCCGACTGCGGCGCTCGCGGCACTCGCTCCAACCAACAGCCTCGCCTCAACGTATCTGTCGTTCCCCGGAGCAGCCGTTCTCGGCACAGTGATTGGCTCTGCAACCTGCAACGATGCCGGACTAACCGAAGGCGTCAACTGCCGGACCATCGCAGGGCAAGGTTTGAACATCGGCTCGCCGCTTGCCACTCGCCTCGGGACGCAGGATCTTACCTACGTCAGCAACGGCACACCCGGCGTTGGAAATGGACTTTCCAACACAGCGGATATCGCCCAGTACAGCACAAACAATCCAACCAGCAGCGACTTCAAGCAGTACAACGGCCGTCTCGACGCCGATGTAACCAGCAAAGATCACGCCAGCTTTGCAATTTACTGGGTTCCAGCCACCACCACAACGCATAACGGTGGCCTCGGATATCAACTCTTCAATCACTCGCAGATCAACGATGCCTTCTCCGTGATCTGGAATCACATCTTCTCTCCGACCTTCCTGAACGAGGCTCGTGCCAACGCAGCAGGCTGGCGTTACAACGAGCTCAACGGCAATGCTCAGGCTCCATTCGGTCTGCCCCAGGATAGCGTCACCGAAACCGGAAGCATTACCCTCGGTAACCTTGGCGTATCAGCGCCTGCTCATCTGGACCAATGGACCTATGGCTACAAGGACGTTGCAACCAAAGTTCTCCATTCGCAGACGATGAAGTTCGGTGTTGATTTCACCCGGCTCTACTACTTGAATGATCCCGTCGGAACCCCAAATTACAGCTTCTACAACCTATGGGATTTCCTGAACGATGCGCCTGAAGCAGAAGGCGGCAATTTCCAGGCGACCACCGGCATTCCCGGCGGATTCCGCAATGACAATCGCGAAAACATCTTCGGCGTCTTCTTTCAGGACGACTGGAAAGTCCGTCCCAATCTAACCCTGAGTGCCGGACTTCGCTACTCTTACTTCGGACCGCTCACCGACAAGGACGACCACATGGGCGTCCTCTCCTTCGGCAACGGTTCCGACTTTCTGACAGGGATCAACATCCGCACCGGCATCGCTGCCTGGACGGCACAAAAGCTGAACTTCGGACCGCAGGTTGGCTTCAACTGGAGCCCGCTTTCCTCCAATGGAAAGCTGGTTTTCCGCGGTGGTTATGGCCTGAACTACAACCAGCAACAACTCGCGACGGCCAACAATTACGACGGCAATCCGCCGGGAACCAGCTCTCTCCCAGGTTCAAGTAAGAATCCGACGCAGATCAATCCGAATATCATCTACGCCATCTCCAGCAGCCCGACCGATCTCTTTGGTTATCCTGCCAACCCAAATGCCATCACAGCATTTAACTCCAATGGTCTGCCCGTGACAGGCGCTGCAAATCTAGGCGGCTTGCCCGGTCACATGCCTACCGAGTATTCCCATCACTATTCGATCGACATGTCGATCGATCTCGGACATGCATGGGTCGCAAACCTGGGCTACGAGGGTAGTTCCAGTCACCATACCCTCTATAACTACGACGCCACGGCTCTCGGGCAGATCATGGGTGCCCCGCAGAATCCTCTCGTCAACAGCGTCAACACCTTCGGCAGCCAGGGCAAATCCAATAACAACATGATGCTCGCCGGAATCAAGCATCAGTTCTCGCATACCTTCTCTGCGGAAGCTCAATACACCTGGGGCCACAGCATGGATACCGACTCGGGTCCATACGCACGTGATCCCTATTTGTACAATCCCAGCTTCTCTTACGGGCGTTCGGATTTCGACATCAACCAGTCCTTCAAGTTCTTTGGTGTCTGGCAGCCGGTTATCTTTCATGCCAATCACAACTGGGCTGAGAAGGTCGCTGGCGGATGGTCCTTCAGCGGTATCCTGACCCTCCACACCGGCTATGGTTGGACCCCGCTGTATCAGGAGCCACACCAGATCTATTGCAATACCTGCAACTATGGATTCTCAAACCTGCGCCCCATCTATCTTGGCGGAGCTGGCAATAGCACCAGCAATAACGCATTCAAAACCGGCAGCAACTTCCCCAACAAGGGAGCCTCTCACACCGGCACCAACCAGGATGAGTTCCTAAACAACTACTTCCAGGTTCTGAACTACGCGAGTGCCATCACCGACACGCCTGGACAGACAACCAACAACTTCATCCCCGCACCGGGAATCGATCGTAACTCGTTCCCCGGCCCCGGATACAGAAACGTCGACTTCACTGCCTCTAAAGCATTTGGTCTGCCCAACGTGCGTATCCTGGGCGAGAGTGCGAAGATCGAAATCAAAGCCAACATGTTCAATGTCTTCAATCTGTTGAACATCAACCCCAGCAGTCTCGCAACCAACGTGGAAAACTCAAATCTTGGCCAGGCATCAAGCGCACTTGGATCCAGAACCATCGATTTCCAGGCCCGCTTCAGCTTCTAAATAGTTCCACGCATCCCAAATCGCACAGCAAAAATGGCCCGGAATTATTCGGGCCATTTTTGCGCATTCAAGAAATCAATTGCAGAGAATTAGCCGCAACAGTCGCACAATGAAATCGACGTCCACCTCAGCCCAGAGCCGCTGCAGCTACCGTTGCCCTTAGCCTTTGCTTTTGCCCTTAGCCTTTGCTTTTGCCCTTAGCCTTTGCCGTTGCTGCTGCTCTTGCTGTTGCTGTTGCCGCTGCTTTTCTGTCTGTCATTCCCGAAGGGAATCTGTTTCTGCCCTTAACCTTAGCCCTTCGAATAGCCCCCAATAGAAAAAATCTACATAGCCCCCCACCCCCCAGGGTACAGGCACAATTCACCATCCATTCGCCCTTAAGCGAAACACAATCAATGCGGCGAACGCGTAGTAGATTTCCGAATGACAAATTCAGGATGCACGGTGATCACCGAACCGGGAGCCAGCTTTCCATCCCCCTGAATCAGCCCCAGAAGCGTCGTAGCCGCTATCTGGCCCATCTGCCGCAAAGGCTGCCGAACAGTCGTGAGTGCCGGGTGACTTGAAGCCGCAAAGAGAACATCGTCAAAGCCCACCACCGAGACATCGCGCGGCACCTGCAGCCCAGCCTCGCGTAAAGCAGTGATGGCCCCCACGGCAGAGGCGTCATTGAAGCTGAAAATTGCCGAGAAAGGGATGCGGCGTGCAAGCAGCTCCTGCGTCGCCTGGTGACCAGGCTCAGGCCCCGCATCGGGACTGACTAATTGAATCGTCAACTCGGGATGAATCTCGATGCCTAGCTTTTTCGCGACTTCGCGAATCGCCTTCCACCTCCGGCTGGTATCCGAACTGAAGGACTGTCCTTTAATAAATGCAATCCGCTGGTGTCCCAGTTTTTGCAGATGCTCCAACGCAAGATGAGCAGCCTGGATGTGATCGAGCTCCACACTGATCGAGTTCTGATTATGCCAGTGCCCTGAGACCGCCACCACCGGCACACGAACCTCTTCACTCATCTTGGTGTCCACAGCGATAATGCCGTCCACAGCCCGTGAAATCATCAGCCGTGGATACTCCGCAAGCAGCTCCTCGTGATGGCGATGACTCGCTACAAAATAGAAGAGGCCCTCCTTCAGGAGAGCATCTTCTATCCCACTCAACACTGCAGTCGAATATCCCTCGCTGATCTCGGGAACAAGTACGCCGACCGTGAATGTTCGCTTCTGGCGAAGGCTGCGCGCGATCACATTGGCTTCATAGCCAAAGGATGCAGCAGCCTCCAGCACACGCTGCTGCGTAGCCTCGGCAATGCGATGGGCCTTGGCCCCCCCGTTGATCACACGGGACACGGTGGATTGCGAAAGACTAAGGTATGCGCTCAATTCCTTGAGCGCAATGGATTTTCCGGCAACTGGCCGCGTCAATTTCTCAGCGTGAGCGTGGCCAGGATTAGCTTTTTTTGTCATTGTGTTTATCTATCAAAACCGAATGATAGCAGCACAACTGATTCGTTCGTATGTTGAGGGCTCATGCGTGAGCTTATCCACGCACAAAGCCAACCTTCTTCATCGCGCCTGCTGCTTCGGGATTGCGCATGAACGTATCCCATATCAGACTGCTGCGCAGGTTCTCAGCCATGATCACAGTGATGCCCTGGTCGATACCCAGTACATCGCTGTCATACCAGTTCGCGGACGGATGAAACGCATCGACAAAACCATATCGCCCCCATGCTTTAGCACCATACTTGGCCTGCATAGCGCGCAGGACATGGATGCAATCGGCAGGAGCAAACGCCAGTGATCCACCGGCTGCGCACGGTACCACGGTTCCGTCCACAGGCCCTTGCAGCGGAGGCCCACCCCAGGCGGTATATCCCTCAGCATAGTCGGATGCACTGATACCCCAGTAGTCTTCGGAGTACCATTTGGGCATCGACAGGCAAAATGCTTTGTGCGCCTTGGTTGCCTTGACTGAGTTGTCGAAATAATTCGTGTAGTCATCATGCTTGCCCCGGAAATCAAACCAGGCCTGCGAATACTGATGCGTGAAGATGGGATCATTGCCGCTGATGTATTTGAATCCGGCATAGTCGATTGTCGGACGGGTAAAGGCCTTCCACGTACTCGGCGCAACCGGGTGTGTCGGTGAACCGACCGCCAACAAATAGATCATCATCAGTTCGCAGTAGTGCTCCCAGCGCGCAGCGAGAAATCCCTTGTCAGGAAACCACCCCATCGAAAAAGTATTGCCGCCATTCAACATCCAGGGCCAATCCACACGCTCGTAAATCTGCGTAGCCAGCGCGTGGATCTTCGCATCCTTGAAATACGCACGGGCAGTCAGCACCCCACACAGGAACAGCGCCGTATCAATCGACGAGACCTCAGAGCCGGGGAAGGGAACTCCGGTTTCAAGATCGGTAAAGTGGTAATAAAACCCATGCTCATGGTGCAGATGATTCAGGTGCCAGTCGAGCGTAGTTCTCACTCGATCGACGATCTCGGAGCGGGATAAAAAGCCACGATGATCCGCGATGCATAGAGCCGTCAGCCCAAATCCCGTTGATGCAATGCTCGCCATTCGCCTTGGATCGCGTGCGCCCGGCGCAAGATCGTTGCGAGCACGATCCAATACCTGGCCGGTGGTCGGGCTGGCTTGCTCCCAGAAGAAGAGACATGCCCGTTTTTCCAACTCTTCCAGGAAGGCTGTGTCCTCGGCTTTGAGGCTGGAATTCTCCGCCATCGCAAGCTGCTGCGGAACAAATGGCGATACCGCCGCTGCTCCCACGAGACCAAGCATTGTCCGGCGACTGACGCGATTTATTGTGTTATCCATAGATTTCCTCATCGTCATTCTCTAATTTGATGCTAGCTATTTTGTTGAAATCCCGAAACAGGCAGCCCATCGGCTGGCTGCGCCACTTTGCCGCTACTGGCCTGATTTACACCGCTTCAGCTGTGGAAAGTAGACTTTTTGAGCGTTTGCGCAAGCGATTGCGCATTGGAATTTGATAACACTCGCCCTACTCCATTGTCAAACAAGACTCCCGTATACAGAGTGGATCTGGATGCCCCGATGCCGCTTGTCCGTTCATGGCAAGATTATTTCGCAGATCATTTTCAAGATACGTGCGCATGCGTGTCCGGCTGTCATCATGAGGGGGTTCCATCGTTCGATTGCGGAATCCCATGATAGCGGAGAGAAGAACAAAGCGAAGAAATGAAGACAATCGCATGTCTTCTGGTGAAAGGTAGAGGCCGATCTTGACAACACTGCCCCGGAAGCAGTCTGATGCTCATGCAGCCCGCACTCTGATTCTGAAGTTGAATTGTTGCTCTTAGGATGAGTGTCGGTCCTATTTGCGCAGGCTATTCTCAAAATACCAACCGTTAAACATCTCAAACGAGGCGATCCGGATGTTGAAGTCGTTGCTTGCATTTGTTGCTCTGTCTTTCTGTGTGCCAACTCTGTCGGCAACGTCCTACTACACGGAACAGCCTAAAGATCCACAAGCTGTTCTGCTGACGCCCGATCATTTTCCTATTCATGGCGACGGTAAGGCTGACGATAGCGAAGCGATTCAACAAGCTATCAACCAGGTACAGCAGGAGCACAATGAAGGAGTCGTGCTGCTGCCGAGCGGTCACTATCGGTTATCGAAAACGATTTATATCTGGCCCGGCATTCGTCTCATCGGCTATGGCCCAACGCGCCCGGTGCTTGTGCTTGCAGAGAACA
Coding sequences within:
- a CDS encoding carboxypeptidase regulatory-like domain-containing protein, with the translated sequence MNLKFKIKWQIMLAAIVVMIVGAPLAQAQYRASIQGVVTDTTGAVIPGAKLTLTDIGTNGKQVRISDARGIYNFNALPADTFSLVVEKKGFQNQVLDKLQLIPEQANAVNVQLSVGADSQTVTVDASTSPAIDTETANNGRTITENEIQHLPAFQRDVTSLIQLAPGVQADGSQSGGGGGFQAPGTQTGASSGGGGNLGHSSSIFATENGASANANGGQFETNGYTVDGISTVSAVWGGATVITPSEDSVGNVKVVTNAYDAENGRFSGALTEITSKSGTNDIHGSFFLQVNRPGLNAYQRWNGPSSVQAFDPKTGIKLTPSERGLLRDSDRYNQWGGSIGGPIWKNKIFAFFNYEGQSQNVLATGTGWFPTAALAALAPTNSLASTYLSFPGAAVLGTVIGSATCNDAGLTEGVNCRTIAGQGLNIGSPLATRLGTQDLTYVSNGTPGVGNGLSNTADIAQYSTNNPTSSDFKQYNGRLDADVTSKDHASFAIYWVPATTTTHNGGLGYQLFNHSQINDAFSVIWNHIFSPTFLNEARANAAGWRYNELNGNAQAPFGLPQDSVTETGSITLGNLGVSAPAHLDQWTYGYKDVATKVLHSQTMKFGVDFTRLYYLNDPVGTPNYSFYNLWDFLNDAPEAEGGNFQATTGIPGGFRNDNRENIFGVFFQDDWKVRPNLTLSAGLRYSYFGPLTDKDDHMGVLSFGNGSDFLTGINIRTGIAAWTAQKLNFGPQVGFNWSPLSSNGKLVFRGGYGLNYNQQQLATANNYDGNPPGTSSLPGSSKNPTQINPNIIYAISSSPTDLFGYPANPNAITAFNSNGLPVTGAANLGGLPGHMPTEYSHHYSIDMSIDLGHAWVANLGYEGSSSHHTLYNYDATALGQIMGAPQNPLVNSVNTFGSQGKSNNNMMLAGIKHQFSHTFSAEAQYTWGHSMDTDSGPYARDPYLYNPSFSYGRSDFDINQSFKFFGVWQPVIFHANHNWAEKVAGGWSFSGILTLHTGYGWTPLYQEPHQIYCNTCNYGFSNLRPIYLGGAGNSTSNNAFKTGSNFPNKGASHTGTNQDEFLNNYFQVLNYASAITDTPGQTTNNFIPAPGIDRNSFPGPGYRNVDFTASKAFGLPNVRILGESAKIEIKANMFNVFNLLNINPSSLATNVENSNLGQASSALGSRTIDFQARFSF
- a CDS encoding glucoamylase family protein, with amino-acid sequence MDNTINRVSRRTMLGLVGAAAVSPFVPQQLAMAENSSLKAEDTAFLEELEKRACLFFWEQASPTTGQVLDRARNDLAPGARDPRRMASIASTGFGLTALCIADHRGFLSRSEIVDRVRTTLDWHLNHLHHEHGFYYHFTDLETGVPFPGSEVSSIDTALFLCGVLTARAYFKDAKIHALATQIYERVDWPWMLNGGNTFSMGWFPDKGFLAARWEHYCELMMIYLLAVGSPTHPVAPSTWKAFTRPTIDYAGFKYISGNDPIFTHQYSQAWFDFRGKHDDYTNYFDNSVKATKAHKAFCLSMPKWYSEDYWGISASDYAEGYTAWGGPPLQGPVDGTVVPCAAGGSLAFAPADCIHVLRAMQAKYGAKAWGRYGFVDAFHPSANWYDSDVLGIDQGITVIMAENLRSSLIWDTFMRNPEAAGAMKKVGFVRG
- a CDS encoding LacI family DNA-binding transcriptional regulator, which encodes MTKKANPGHAHAEKLTRPVAGKSIALKELSAYLSLSQSTVSRVINGGAKAHRIAEATQQRVLEAAASFGYEANVIARSLRQKRTFTVGVLVPEISEGYSTAVLSGIEDALLKEGLFYFVASHRHHEELLAEYPRLMISRAVDGIIAVDTKMSEEVRVPVVAVSGHWHNQNSISVELDHIQAAHLALEHLQKLGHQRIAFIKGQSFSSDTSRRWKAIREVAKKLGIEIHPELTIQLVSPDAGPEPGHQATQELLARRIPFSAIFSFNDASAVGAITALREAGLQVPRDVSVVGFDDVLFAASSHPALTTVRQPLRQMGQIAATTLLGLIQGDGKLAPGSVITVHPEFVIRKSTTRSPH